One genomic segment of Brassica napus cultivar Da-Ae chromosome A3, Da-Ae, whole genome shotgun sequence includes these proteins:
- the LOC106390004 gene encoding alkaline/neutral invertase A, mitochondrial isoform X2, with protein sequence MSAIHLLRKLSRKPPSRLHRNLLSSTFSMDLPPDLARTTLIRPFSNHPAIFTNSHRLIPSCFRQSNLLPNLVSEKTKSIGLSSREFSTSVVETNTSDRVVGLSPNPLVIERIHKGEETIGESVSGGEIIGNEIKKSEETLVREESEAEKEAWRILEDAVVRYCGSPVGTVAANDPGDKLPLNYDQVFIRDFVPSALAFLLKGEGEIVRNFLLHTLQLQSWEKTVDCYSPGQGLMPASFKVRTVALDENTTEEVLDPDFGESAIGRVAPVDSGLWWIILLRAYGKLTGDFSLQERIDVQTGIKLIMNLCLADGFDMFPTLLVTDGSCMIDRRMGIHGHPLEIQSLFYSALRCSREMLSVNDSSSNLVRAISNRLSALSFHIREYYWVDIKKINEIYRYKTEEYSTDATNKFNIYPEQIPPWLMDWIPEQGGYLLGNLQPAHMDFRFFTLGNFWSVVSSLSTPKQNEAILNLIEAKWDDIIGNMPLKICYPALEYDDWRIITGSDPKNTPWSYHNSGSWPTLLWQFTLACMKMGRPELAEKALALAEKRLMADRWPEYYDTRSGKFIGKQSRLYQTWTVAGFLTSKLLLANPEMASKLFWEEDYELLDICVCGLSKSGRRKCSRVAAKTQILVR encoded by the exons ATGAGCGCAATCCATCTGCTCCGCAAATTATCCAGGAAGCCTCCTTCTCGGCTTCACAGAAACCTCTTGTCATCCACCTTTTCCATGGATTTACCTCCAGATTTGGCGCGAACCACCTTAATTCGTCCCTTCTCGAACCATCCTGCCATATTCACAAACTCCCACAGGTTGATTCCTTCGTGTTTTCGACAG TCGAATCTCTTACCAAATTTGGTTTCCGAGAAGACGAAGAGCATCGGCCTTTCATCGAGAGAATTCTCAACATCAGTAGTGGAAACCAATACCAGCGACAGAGTTGTTGGTCTTAGTCCGAATCCACTGGTCATCGAAAGGATACACAAAGGCGAAGAAACCATAGGCGAATCAGTTTCTGGAGGAGAGATCATCGGCAACGAGATTAAGAAATCTGAAGAAACTCTAGTTAGGGAAGAGAGTGAGGCTGAGAAGGAAGCGTGGAGGATTCTGGAAGACGCCGTCGTTAGGTATTGTGGTTCGCCGGTGGGAACGGTTGCGGCCAACGATCCCGGAGATAAGTTGCCTTTGAATTATGATCAAGTTTTTATAAGAGACTTTGTGCCTTCTGCTTTGGCTTTTCTGCTTAAAGGAGAAGGAGAGATTGTCAGAAACTTTCTCCTCCATACATTGCAGCTTCAG AGCTGGGAGAAAACGGTAGACTGTTACAGTCCTGGACAAGGCTTAATGCCTGCAAGTTTCAAAGTCAGAACCGTGGCACTTGATGAGAACACTACCGAAGAGGTTCTCGATCCAGATTTTGGTGAATCTGCTATTGGTCGTGTTGCTCCTGTGGATTCTG GTTTGTGGTGGATTATTCTCTTAAGAGCATATGGGAAGTTAACAGGAGATTTCTCATTACAAGAGAGGATTGATGTTCAGACAGGGATAAAGCTCATCATGAATTTGTGTCTAGCGGATGGATTTGATATGTTTCCAACACTTCTTGTCACCGATGGTTCTTGTATGATTGATCGTCGAATGGGTATCCATGGCCATCCCCTCGAAATCCAA TCGTTATTCTACTCAGCACTCAGATGCTCCCGTGAGATGCTTTCTGTCAACGACAGCTCCAGCAATCTTGTAAGAGCCATTAGCAACAGATTAAGTGCTTTGTCCTTTCATATCAGAGAATACTACTGGGTTGACATAAAGAAGATCAATGAGATATACCGTTACAAGACAGAAGAGTATTCAACTGATGCTACTAACAAGTTCAACATCTATCCTGAGCAAATTCCTCCATGGCTCATGGACTGGATTCCCGAGCAGGGCGGGTATCTCCTCGGGAACCTACAGCCCGCCCACATGGATTTCAGATTCTTCACCCTTGGGAACTTCTGGTCTGTTGTTTCCTCCTTGAGTACACCGAAGCAGAATGAAGCTATATTGAACTTAATTGAAGCTAAATGGGACGACATTATTGGCAATATGCCTCTTAAGATTTGTTACCCTGCGTTGGAGTATGATGATTGGCGTATAATCACAGGAAGCGATCCAAAGAACAC GCCTTGGTCGTATCACAACAGTGGATCCTGGCCAACGCTTCTTTGGCAG TTCACATTGGCATGTATGAAGATGGGTAGACCAGAGCTAGCTGAGAAAGCTCTTGCATTGGCTGAGAAGAGACTTATGGCAGATCGTTGGCCCGAGTATTACGACACCCGATCTGGAAAATTCATTGGGAAGCAGTCTCGTCTTTACCAGACATGGACAGTCGCTGGATTCTTGACCTCTAAACTCCTCTTGGCCAATCCTGAGATGGCGTCCAAGTTATTCTGGGAAGAAGATTACGAACTTCTGGATATATGTGTCTGTGGTCTCAGCAAATCTGGTCGGAGAAAATGCTCTCGAGTAGCTGCCAAGACTCAGATTCTTGTCCGATGA
- the LOC106390004 gene encoding alkaline/neutral invertase A, mitochondrial isoform X1, whose translation MSAIHLLRKLSRKPPSRLHRNLLSSTFSMDLPPDLARTTLIRPFSNHPAIFTNSHRLIPSCFRQSNLLPNLVSEKTKSIGLSSREFSTSVVETNTSDRVVGLSPNPLVIERIHKGEETIGESVSGGEIIGNEIKKSEETLVREESEAEKEAWRILEDAVVRYCGSPVGTVAANDPGDKLPLNYDQVFIRDFVPSALAFLLKGEGEIVRNFLLHTLQLQSWEKTVDCYSPGQGLMPASFKVRTVALDENTTEEVLDPDFGESAIGRVAPVDSGLWWIILLRAYGKLTGDFSLQERIDVQTGIKLIMNLCLADGFDMFPTLLVTDGSCMIDRRMGIHGHPLEIQSLFYSALRCSREMLSVNDSSSNLVRAISNRLSALSFHIREYYWVDIKKINEIYRYKTEEYSTDATNKFNIYPEQIPPWLMDWIPEQGGYLLGNLQPAHMDFRFFTLGNFWSVVSSLSTPKQNEAILNLIEAKWDDIIGNMPLKICYPALEYDDWRIITGSDPKNTPWSYHNSGSWPTLLWQFTLACMKMGRPELAEKALALAEKRLMADRWPEYYDTRSGKFIGKQSRLYQTWTVAGFLTSKLLLANPEMASKLFWEEDYELLDICVCGLSKSGRRKCSRVAAKTQILVR comes from the exons ATGAGCGCAATCCATCTGCTCCGCAAATTATCCAGGAAGCCTCCTTCTCGGCTTCACAGAAACCTCTTGTCATCCACCTTTTCCATGGATTTACCTCCAGATTTGGCGCGAACCACCTTAATTCGTCCCTTCTCGAACCATCCTGCCATATTCACAAACTCCCACAGGTTGATTCCTTCGTGTTTTCGACAGTCGAATCTCTTACCAAATTTGGTTTCCGAGAAGACGAAGAGCATCGGCCTTTCATCGAGAGAATTCTCAACATCAGTAGTGGAAACCAATACCAGCGACAGAGTTGTTGGTCTTAGTCCGAATCCACTGGTCATCGAAAGGATACACAAAGGCGAAGAAACCATAGGCGAATCAGTTTCTGGAGGAGAGATCATCGGCAACGAGATTAAGAAATCTGAAGAAACTCTAGTTAGGGAAGAGAGTGAGGCTGAGAAGGAAGCGTGGAGGATTCTGGAAGACGCCGTCGTTAGGTATTGTGGTTCGCCGGTGGGAACGGTTGCGGCCAACGATCCCGGAGATAAGTTGCCTTTGAATTATGATCAAGTTTTTATAAGAGACTTTGTGCCTTCTGCTTTGGCTTTTCTGCTTAAAGGAGAAGGAGAGATTGTCAGAAACTTTCTCCTCCATACATTGCAGCTTCAG AGCTGGGAGAAAACGGTAGACTGTTACAGTCCTGGACAAGGCTTAATGCCTGCAAGTTTCAAAGTCAGAACCGTGGCACTTGATGAGAACACTACCGAAGAGGTTCTCGATCCAGATTTTGGTGAATCTGCTATTGGTCGTGTTGCTCCTGTGGATTCTG GTTTGTGGTGGATTATTCTCTTAAGAGCATATGGGAAGTTAACAGGAGATTTCTCATTACAAGAGAGGATTGATGTTCAGACAGGGATAAAGCTCATCATGAATTTGTGTCTAGCGGATGGATTTGATATGTTTCCAACACTTCTTGTCACCGATGGTTCTTGTATGATTGATCGTCGAATGGGTATCCATGGCCATCCCCTCGAAATCCAA TCGTTATTCTACTCAGCACTCAGATGCTCCCGTGAGATGCTTTCTGTCAACGACAGCTCCAGCAATCTTGTAAGAGCCATTAGCAACAGATTAAGTGCTTTGTCCTTTCATATCAGAGAATACTACTGGGTTGACATAAAGAAGATCAATGAGATATACCGTTACAAGACAGAAGAGTATTCAACTGATGCTACTAACAAGTTCAACATCTATCCTGAGCAAATTCCTCCATGGCTCATGGACTGGATTCCCGAGCAGGGCGGGTATCTCCTCGGGAACCTACAGCCCGCCCACATGGATTTCAGATTCTTCACCCTTGGGAACTTCTGGTCTGTTGTTTCCTCCTTGAGTACACCGAAGCAGAATGAAGCTATATTGAACTTAATTGAAGCTAAATGGGACGACATTATTGGCAATATGCCTCTTAAGATTTGTTACCCTGCGTTGGAGTATGATGATTGGCGTATAATCACAGGAAGCGATCCAAAGAACAC GCCTTGGTCGTATCACAACAGTGGATCCTGGCCAACGCTTCTTTGGCAG TTCACATTGGCATGTATGAAGATGGGTAGACCAGAGCTAGCTGAGAAAGCTCTTGCATTGGCTGAGAAGAGACTTATGGCAGATCGTTGGCCCGAGTATTACGACACCCGATCTGGAAAATTCATTGGGAAGCAGTCTCGTCTTTACCAGACATGGACAGTCGCTGGATTCTTGACCTCTAAACTCCTCTTGGCCAATCCTGAGATGGCGTCCAAGTTATTCTGGGAAGAAGATTACGAACTTCTGGATATATGTGTCTGTGGTCTCAGCAAATCTGGTCGGAGAAAATGCTCTCGAGTAGCTGCCAAGACTCAGATTCTTGTCCGATGA